A window of Lentibacillus sp. Marseille-P4043 contains these coding sequences:
- a CDS encoding cation:proton antiporter, giving the protein MFPSVLFEIMLIGLLGIGSQWLAWRYRMPAIVVMSVAGLIVGPIFGIMNPQEDFGTLYKPIITVAVAIILFEGSLNLNFKELRGLGRPVFRISTIGAFIAWILGSLTAHYIAGLSWAVAFVIGGLFIVTGPTVILPLLRQSKLKPRPAKILKWEGIIVDPIGALLAVFAFEIISYLTSSNPDGTSLLLFFAASIFAAILGWACGRGTGWMFETGNIPEFLKSPVVFIVVIMCFTIADEITHETGLLAVTAMGMTLANMGISSVADMRHFKENMSILLISAIFIMLTASLNVHTILHVFEPRIIGYVLLMMFLVRPLSIFLSTIGTDLALNEKLLVGWIAPRGIVALTVSSYFAAILGEAGYEDAAIITTLTFGLVFFTVVAHGFSIRWLAKKLHLSMEGRPGTIIVGSNTFTVELAKSLIKAKDPVIVVDSSWEKLRKAREAGIPFYHGEMLSEQTEYHLDTTPYEYLIAATDYHSYNSLVCTTFMPEYGRTNVYKVSPYKQIDSETNDIVDKIGGRILFGEEVSTEDLNQNIRSGYVFRQTTLTEQYNYKQYKGERDEAAVLLYYIKPSGKIIFYSEEMKTTPEVGDIVVSLAPQDKKIQAKLETRRNNGNNGNGK; this is encoded by the coding sequence ATGTTTCCATCTGTTTTATTTGAAATTATGTTAATAGGTCTCCTGGGGATTGGTTCACAATGGCTAGCATGGCGTTATCGTATGCCGGCTATTGTTGTTATGTCTGTTGCCGGATTAATTGTAGGCCCAATATTCGGCATTATGAATCCTCAAGAGGACTTTGGAACTTTATATAAACCGATCATTACGGTTGCAGTAGCCATCATCCTATTTGAAGGCAGCTTGAATTTGAATTTTAAAGAATTGCGTGGACTTGGTCGGCCCGTATTTCGTATTTCAACAATTGGAGCATTTATTGCCTGGATCTTAGGATCACTAACTGCACATTATATAGCAGGGTTATCATGGGCGGTTGCCTTTGTTATCGGTGGTTTATTTATTGTCACTGGACCTACCGTGATTTTACCATTGTTACGACAATCCAAGTTAAAACCGCGACCGGCAAAAATTTTGAAATGGGAAGGAATTATTGTTGATCCCATTGGTGCATTGCTTGCGGTATTTGCCTTTGAGATTATTTCCTATTTAACATCCAGTAATCCGGATGGTACATCACTTCTGCTGTTTTTTGCTGCATCTATTTTTGCTGCAATTCTTGGCTGGGCATGTGGTCGAGGAACCGGTTGGATGTTTGAAACGGGGAATATACCAGAGTTTTTAAAGTCACCAGTAGTTTTTATCGTTGTCATCATGTGCTTTACCATTGCAGATGAAATCACACATGAAACAGGATTGCTCGCTGTTACTGCTATGGGGATGACACTAGCAAATATGGGAATCAGCTCAGTTGCAGACATGCGTCACTTCAAGGAAAATATGTCAATATTGCTTATTTCTGCAATCTTTATCATGCTGACAGCTTCATTAAACGTTCATACCATCTTGCATGTTTTTGAACCACGGATCATTGGATATGTTCTATTAATGATGTTTTTAGTGCGCCCATTGTCGATTTTCTTATCAACAATTGGCACAGACTTGGCGCTTAATGAAAAATTGCTAGTTGGCTGGATTGCACCAAGAGGGATTGTTGCATTAACGGTATCTAGTTATTTTGCAGCAATTTTAGGTGAAGCTGGATACGAAGATGCGGCGATTATTACGACATTAACGTTCGGGCTTGTCTTTTTTACTGTTGTTGCCCATGGATTCTCGATCCGCTGGCTGGCTAAAAAACTTCATCTATCTATGGAAGGAAGACCTGGAACGATCATTGTTGGCAGTAATACATTTACCGTCGAATTAGCTAAGTCGCTTATAAAAGCAAAAGATCCAGTCATAGTTGTTGACTCGTCTTGGGAGAAGCTCCGGAAAGCCCGGGAGGCAGGAATCCCTTTTTATCATGGGGAAATGCTTTCAGAGCAAACGGAGTACCATTTAGATACAACACCATATGAATATCTAATCGCAGCAACTGATTATCATTCATACAATTCCCTTGTTTGTACAACATTTATGCCGGAATACGGTCGAACCAATGTCTATAAAGTAAGCCCATATAAACAAATCGATAGTGAAACAAATGATATTGTTGATAAAATCGGCGGACGTATTTTATTTGGTGAGGAAGTTTCGACTGAAGATTTAAATCAAAATATAAGATCTGGCTATGTATTTAGACAAACAACTTTAACTGAGCAGTATAATTATAAACAATATAAAGGAGAGCGAGACGAAGCGGCTGTCTTGTTGTATTACATTAAACCATCAGGGAAAATTATCTTTTATTCAGAAGAGATGAAAACAACGCCTGAAGTCGGAGACATCGTCGTTAGTCTTGCACCACAAGATAAAAAAATCCAAGCTAAATTAGAAACCCGACGAAACAATGGTAATAATGGAAATGGAAAGTAA
- a CDS encoding SE1832 family protein, which translates to MTKKDIEAKLAELKSDYARIQGDAEKLTSFGGNTTTAEKKLIELEEEMAELNRKLDEIE; encoded by the coding sequence ATGACGAAAAAGGACATTGAAGCTAAGTTAGCAGAGCTAAAATCAGATTATGCTCGTATCCAGGGTGATGCCGAGAAGTTAACCTCTTTTGGCGGGAATACAACTACAGCAGAGAAAAAACTCATCGAATTAGAAGAAGAAATGGCAGAACTTAACCGCAAACTAGATGAAATAGAATAA
- the motA gene encoding flagellar motor stator protein MotA: MDKTSFIGLILGIIAIGVGMVLKGVSPAALINPGALLIIFVGTAASVCIAFPMSTIKQVPALFKILFTEAKHGNTIHNVIGTFTNWADLTRREGVLSLESEIDQVSDPFLASGLQLVVDGKSPDFIRDVMLEKIDAMEERHQKGIQVFSQAGTYAPTLGVLGAVIGLIAALGNLNDIDVLGHAISAAFIATLFGIFSGYVLWHPFANKLREKSKDEVKLKQIMIEGILSITNGESAQVVKDKLSSYLSQKELAKLNQEDDYATEETA; encoded by the coding sequence GTGGATAAAACGTCATTTATTGGTCTTATATTGGGCATTATAGCCATAGGGGTAGGGATGGTGTTAAAAGGGGTTAGCCCTGCAGCATTAATCAATCCAGGCGCATTATTAATTATTTTTGTAGGTACTGCTGCATCTGTATGTATTGCTTTTCCAATGAGTACAATTAAACAAGTACCAGCACTGTTTAAGATATTGTTTACCGAGGCGAAGCATGGCAATACAATTCACAATGTGATAGGTACATTTACAAATTGGGCGGATCTTACAAGAAGAGAAGGTGTATTATCGCTGGAAAGTGAAATTGATCAAGTAAGTGATCCATTTTTAGCTTCGGGCTTACAATTAGTAGTTGATGGGAAGTCACCTGATTTTATTCGAGATGTGATGTTAGAGAAAATTGATGCAATGGAAGAAAGGCACCAAAAAGGGATTCAAGTATTTTCACAAGCTGGTACATATGCACCGACATTAGGAGTGCTAGGTGCCGTAATTGGCTTAATTGCTGCTCTTGGTAATTTAAACGATATCGATGTTTTAGGTCATGCTATTTCGGCTGCGTTTATAGCGACATTGTTTGGTATTTTTTCAGGGTATGTTTTATGGCATCCGTTTGCAAACAAGCTAAGAGAGAAATCTAAAGATGAGGTAAAGTTAAAACAAATCATGATAGAAGGCATTTTGTCGATAACCAATGGTGAATCTGCCCAAGTAGTAAAAGATAAGTTAAGTTCTTATCTATCTCAGAAAGAATTGGCAAAACTCAATCAGGAGGATGACTATGCGACGGAAGAAACAGCGTAA
- the motB gene encoding flagellar motor protein MotB, whose translation MRRKKQRKEHEVDESWLLPYSDLLTLLFALFIVLFAMSEIDSQKYEQLSQVFKSEFSGGDGFMEKGSGPTDSEGETIKTDEDEKDTGNEKEQMQEREQLENLKNEINAYITNNDLAKSLGAKLTDDGLLITILNDVTFDSGSSTVNDAGKRIAKEVSTFLHTDPPHQIVVSGHTDDRPIKTSDYGSNWELSVMRAVNYMKLLLQNDTLDPERFSAKGFGEYQPIVPNTNNENRAKNRRVEVLILPNHELELSDDEDDNGKQ comes from the coding sequence ATGCGACGGAAGAAACAGCGTAAAGAGCATGAAGTTGATGAGTCATGGTTGTTACCTTATTCGGATTTACTAACGCTTTTATTTGCATTGTTTATCGTTCTATTTGCCATGAGTGAAATCGATTCACAAAAATATGAACAGCTTTCGCAGGTTTTCAAAAGTGAATTTTCCGGTGGTGACGGGTTCATGGAGAAAGGTTCCGGACCAACCGATTCTGAAGGTGAAACGATTAAAACGGATGAAGATGAAAAGGACACCGGCAATGAGAAGGAGCAAATGCAAGAACGGGAACAGTTAGAGAATTTAAAGAATGAAATTAATGCATACATAACAAATAATGACCTCGCTAAATCATTAGGAGCAAAATTAACAGATGATGGGTTATTAATTACGATCTTAAATGACGTCACCTTTGATTCTGGAAGTTCCACTGTAAATGATGCTGGGAAGCGGATTGCAAAAGAGGTATCAACATTTTTACATACGGATCCACCACACCAAATTGTTGTAAGTGGACATACGGATGACCGTCCAATTAAAACGAGTGATTATGGATCAAATTGGGAATTAAGTGTCATGCGGGCTGTTAATTATATGAAACTGTTACTGCAAAATGACACATTGGACCCTGAACGGTTTAGTGCAAAAGGGTTTGGAGAATACCAGCCAATAGTCCCTAATACAAATAATGAGAATAGAGCTAAGAATAGGAGGGTAGAAGTCCTTATATTGCCAAATCACGAGTTAGAATTAAGTGATGATGAAGATGATAATGGAAAACAGTAA
- a CDS encoding chemotaxis protein CheX has protein sequence MVNTTVGNAKAVTELLNGTLSSLSNVVPVAHEIKQPNLLKQDLHLQYGVLIGITGDVKGKLVLSGNTSIFSAIGEVMFGMPLEGEMLSSFSGELGNMIAGGMSTNIVEKDLHTDITSPTIIEGTMTLSGHKRALQVTVMFEKVGEMDLYLLLD, from the coding sequence TTGGTAAATACGACGGTTGGAAACGCTAAAGCTGTAACGGAATTGCTGAACGGAACGCTGTCATCATTGAGTAATGTAGTACCAGTAGCACATGAGATAAAACAACCAAATTTATTAAAACAAGACTTGCATCTTCAATATGGGGTCTTAATTGGTATTACTGGCGATGTAAAGGGAAAGTTGGTTTTATCAGGAAACACAAGTATTTTTAGCGCGATTGGTGAAGTAATGTTTGGTATGCCATTAGAAGGGGAAATGCTTTCATCCTTTAGTGGTGAATTAGGGAACATGATTGCAGGAGGCATGTCAACCAACATTGTCGAAAAAGATCTTCATACTGATATCACATCACCAACAATTATTGAAGGGACGATGACTTTATCAGGACATAAAAGGGCCCTTCAAGTGACGGTGATGTTTGAGAAAGTTGGAGAGATGGATCTTTATTTGTTACTTGATTAA
- a CDS encoding chemotaxis protein CheA, protein MDTNQYITMFLDESREHLQAVNDNLLELEKQPHDLSIVNEIFRSAHTLKGMAATMGFDDIASLTHQTENVLDQIRNSQLEVTSELIDILFEATEDLEEMVDAISEGEDGKKDVSTLISQLEQFEKGQTVVAPSTHVATEQVSFDLDEYQMTVVDQAKEQGFNVFQVTISLTEDCMLKAARMYMVFDVLENSGEVIKSIPPVEDIEEEKFEQDVSVILLSTMAKEEIQAMIYKVSEVQRVEISILPTESKETPNNPKENKQEEEEKTTKSAKSHNKPGQKTIRVNIDRIDDLMNLFEEVVIDRGRLEDISTKIDHNDLQDTVEHMSRVSEDMQNLILTMRMVPVEQVFNRFPRMVRGLAKDLDKKVNLEIIGAETELDRTVIDEIGDPLVHLIRNSIDHGVETPEDRQKLGKTDEGKLILRAFQSGNHVFIEIEDDGAGINREKVLAKAIDNGLVTAEQAKSLADEEAYQFIMSSGFSTADEISDISGRGVGLDVVKNKIESLGGTISIQSEKDKGSKFSIQLPLTLSILSTLLVNVQSETYAVPLSSIIETVILQDEQVMYAHGQQVMDFRGEVIPIVSLKKVFQVPADQERMDEQHHAVVVVKKGDKLTGLLVDSMIGQKEIVLKSLGNYLQDVYAISGATILGDGRVSLIIDPNALIK, encoded by the coding sequence TTGGATACCAATCAATACATAACTATGTTTTTAGATGAAAGTCGTGAGCATTTACAAGCAGTTAATGACAATCTTCTTGAATTAGAAAAGCAGCCACACGATCTTTCTATTGTAAATGAAATATTTCGCTCTGCCCATACATTAAAGGGAATGGCTGCAACCATGGGATTTGACGATATTGCTTCTTTAACACACCAGACTGAAAACGTACTGGATCAAATTAGAAACAGCCAATTAGAGGTAACTTCTGAATTAATTGATATTCTTTTTGAAGCAACAGAGGATTTGGAAGAAATGGTTGACGCAATTAGTGAAGGAGAAGACGGCAAGAAGGATGTCTCAACTCTTATAAGTCAATTAGAGCAATTTGAAAAAGGACAAACTGTTGTTGCCCCAAGTACACATGTAGCAACAGAGCAAGTCAGTTTTGATTTAGATGAGTACCAGATGACGGTTGTCGATCAAGCCAAAGAGCAAGGGTTTAATGTGTTTCAAGTAACCATTTCATTAACAGAGGACTGTATGTTAAAAGCGGCTCGTATGTATATGGTTTTTGATGTGTTGGAAAATAGTGGTGAAGTGATTAAATCGATTCCCCCAGTTGAAGATATAGAGGAAGAGAAATTTGAACAGGACGTTTCGGTTATCCTTCTTTCAACTATGGCAAAAGAAGAAATTCAAGCAATGATTTACAAAGTTTCCGAGGTTCAACGAGTGGAGATATCAATTTTACCTACTGAAAGTAAAGAGACTCCTAATAATCCAAAAGAAAATAAACAGGAGGAAGAGGAAAAGACAACTAAATCCGCAAAGTCCCATAACAAACCAGGTCAAAAGACAATTCGTGTAAATATTGACAGAATCGATGATCTGATGAATTTGTTTGAAGAAGTAGTCATTGATCGTGGTAGATTGGAAGACATCTCTACGAAGATAGACCACAACGATCTACAGGATACAGTTGAGCACATGTCAAGAGTCTCTGAGGACATGCAAAACTTGATCTTAACGATGCGAATGGTTCCCGTTGAACAAGTGTTTAATCGCTTTCCAAGAATGGTTAGAGGACTTGCCAAAGATTTGGATAAAAAGGTTAACCTGGAGATTATCGGGGCAGAAACCGAACTCGATCGAACGGTGATTGATGAAATAGGAGATCCCTTGGTTCATTTGATTCGTAATTCAATTGATCATGGGGTTGAAACACCAGAAGATCGACAAAAGCTTGGTAAAACAGATGAGGGAAAACTGATTTTACGTGCATTTCAAAGTGGTAACCATGTATTCATCGAAATAGAGGATGATGGAGCGGGAATTAATCGTGAAAAAGTATTAGCAAAAGCAATCGACAATGGGTTAGTTACTGCTGAACAGGCAAAATCGCTAGCAGATGAAGAGGCTTACCAGTTTATTATGTCCTCTGGTTTTAGTACAGCAGACGAAATCTCTGACATATCCGGTCGCGGTGTTGGGCTGGATGTTGTTAAAAATAAGATTGAATCATTAGGCGGAACAATTTCCATTCAGTCAGAGAAAGACAAAGGGAGTAAATTTTCCATTCAGTTACCACTGACTTTGTCTATTTTATCGACTTTACTCGTTAACGTTCAAAGTGAAACATATGCTGTCCCGCTTTCTTCCATTATTGAAACTGTAATATTGCAGGATGAGCAGGTAATGTATGCACACGGTCAGCAGGTTATGGACTTCAGAGGAGAAGTGATTCCGATTGTTTCTTTAAAGAAAGTATTTCAAGTTCCAGCTGATCAAGAGCGTATGGATGAGCAACACCATGCTGTTGTCGTTGTCAAAAAAGGTGATAAATTGACGGGTCTATTAGTAGATTCCATGATTGGTCAGAAGGAAATCGTCTTAAAATCATTAGGAAACTACTTGCAAGATGTTTATGCAATATCAGGGGCAACGATTTTAGGCGATGGACGGGTGTCATTAATTATTGATCCAAATGCACTAATAAAATAG
- a CDS encoding chemotaxis protein CheW codes for MEDSLKVIVFQLREQRYGANIQQVLSIERLQHVTEVPRTSDFIKGIINLHGEIIPIIDLKERLQLESTNRKVDEPKILIVSIDTVQVGLIVDAATDVIDIDPQAIEAAPKLIGGVKEAYLHGVAKLDSELLLLLDLERVLNMDEIKEVQQVVEE; via the coding sequence ATGGAAGATTCGTTAAAAGTTATTGTTTTTCAGTTAAGGGAACAGCGGTATGGTGCTAATATTCAGCAGGTCCTGTCAATCGAACGATTACAACATGTTACAGAGGTGCCAAGGACGTCTGACTTTATTAAAGGGATTATCAATTTACATGGAGAAATAATACCTATTATCGACTTGAAGGAACGGCTGCAACTGGAGAGTACGAATCGTAAGGTGGATGAGCCTAAAATTCTAATTGTAAGTATTGACACTGTACAGGTTGGTTTAATTGTTGATGCTGCAACAGATGTAATCGATATTGACCCACAAGCAATCGAAGCTGCACCGAAACTTATCGGTGGTGTGAAGGAAGCATATTTACATGGTGTAGCCAAACTTGATAGTGAACTTTTGCTATTACTAGATTTAGAGCGTGTCTTAAATATGGATGAAATCAAGGAAGTACAACAGGTAGTTGAAGAATAA
- a CDS encoding response regulator: MAKVLITDDAAFMRMQLKDILTKLGHEVVGEAENGKDAVEKFQELEPDLITMDITMPEMNGVESVKEIKKLNSNVKVIMCSAMGQQGMVVEAIQAGAKDFIVKPFTQDRIQEAVEKVLA, encoded by the coding sequence GTGGCAAAAGTATTAATAACTGATGATGCTGCATTTATGCGAATGCAATTAAAAGATATATTAACAAAGCTTGGCCATGAAGTTGTTGGTGAAGCTGAAAATGGAAAAGATGCTGTTGAAAAATTTCAGGAGCTGGAGCCAGATTTAATTACGATGGATATTACAATGCCAGAAATGAATGGTGTTGAGTCAGTAAAAGAAATAAAAAAATTAAATTCTAATGTCAAGGTTATTATGTGCTCAGCAATGGGACAACAGGGTATGGTAGTGGAGGCTATTCAGGCAGGTGCAAAAGACTTCATCGTAAAACCATTTACGCAAGATCGAATCCAAGAAGCAGTGGAAAAAGTATTAGCCTGA
- a CDS encoding methyl-accepting chemotaxis protein gives MFKKLKFKNFNIGKKYGLVLILVFILFGVSTAVSTVLINEIGDNVDEMERKGDSQILITQMGSLTRSKSIRVVSYLQEEDSKLIDEYEERRKEFNSNEAEIRKRMDSKDQLELFDQIVANDKEMNDLFTENIVNAVSNGNMRSATDYISQVNELRAETVDLLEELRTTVNEERNAAITQTEDSQSMTLIVQLVSMVASIIIGGVLVFFISRIVSRNLNKVVGVSNKIADGDLSVEMIDYDGKDEIGRLAESVNTMSTNLRDVIQQVSKVSETVSSQSEELTQSANEVKAGSEQVATTMQELASGSETQANSASELASVMGSFTNEIQETNAEGEHIKQSSHDVLGMTDEGSQLMQSSNEQMAKIDQIVQDAVRKVQGLDTKSQEISKLVSVIKDIAEQTNLLALNAAIEAARAGEQGKGFAVVADEVRKLAEQVSDSVTDITGIVTSIQTESSTVTESLQNGYQEVEKGTNQIETTGVTFDKISKAIGEMVNGINTISENLSSVAGSSQKMSSSIEEIASISEESAAGIEQTSASSQQTSSSMEEVSGSSEQLAKLAEELNGLVRQFKI, from the coding sequence ATGTTCAAAAAGCTAAAATTTAAGAACTTTAATATTGGTAAGAAGTATGGATTGGTATTAATATTGGTCTTTATCTTATTTGGCGTTTCTACGGCAGTTAGTACGGTGTTGATCAATGAAATTGGTGATAATGTTGATGAGATGGAACGTAAGGGTGACAGCCAAATCTTGATTACGCAAATGGGATCATTGACACGCTCCAAAAGTATCCGAGTTGTTAGTTACCTTCAAGAGGAAGATTCCAAGTTGATTGACGAGTATGAAGAACGTCGTAAGGAATTCAATTCAAATGAAGCAGAAATACGAAAAAGGATGGATTCAAAAGATCAGTTGGAACTGTTTGATCAGATTGTGGCCAATGATAAAGAAATGAATGATCTATTTACAGAGAACATTGTGAATGCAGTAAGTAACGGGAATATGCGGTCAGCAACTGATTATATCTCTCAAGTTAATGAATTGCGAGCAGAAACAGTGGATCTATTGGAAGAGTTACGCACTACTGTTAATGAAGAGCGTAATGCAGCAATTACCCAAACGGAAGATAGTCAAAGCATGACACTAATTGTTCAGCTTGTATCCATGGTTGCATCGATCATTATCGGTGGGGTGCTCGTTTTCTTTATCAGCCGTATTGTTTCACGTAATTTAAACAAGGTAGTAGGTGTAAGTAACAAAATTGCTGATGGGGACCTATCAGTAGAAATGATTGATTACGATGGAAAGGATGAAATTGGCCGTCTTGCTGAATCGGTTAATACGATGAGTACCAATCTTAGAGATGTTATTCAGCAAGTGTCTAAAGTTTCGGAAACTGTCAGCAGTCAAAGTGAAGAGTTAACTCAATCAGCAAATGAAGTAAAGGCAGGCTCTGAACAGGTCGCAACTACCATGCAAGAATTAGCATCAGGATCTGAAACACAAGCTAATAGTGCTAGTGAACTTGCTTCAGTTATGGGGTCTTTTACAAATGAAATTCAAGAGACCAACGCTGAAGGTGAACATATTAAACAGTCCTCACATGATGTACTAGGTATGACCGATGAGGGAAGCCAGTTAATGCAGTCTTCCAACGAACAAATGGCTAAAATTGATCAGATAGTACAAGATGCAGTCCGAAAAGTACAGGGATTAGATACCAAGTCCCAAGAGATTTCCAAGCTAGTTTCTGTCATTAAGGATATTGCCGAGCAAACAAACCTTCTAGCCCTAAATGCCGCAATTGAAGCGGCTAGAGCTGGGGAGCAAGGAAAAGGATTCGCCGTGGTTGCGGATGAAGTAAGGAAGCTTGCTGAACAGGTTTCTGATTCTGTAACGGACATTACGGGAATCGTAACTAGTATTCAAACAGAATCAAGTACGGTAACGGAATCCTTACAAAACGGCTATCAAGAAGTTGAAAAAGGAACAAATCAAATCGAAACAACAGGTGTAACGTTTGATAAAATAAGCAAAGCGATTGGTGAAATGGTAAATGGTATAAATACGATTTCTGAAAACCTTTCTAGTGTAGCCGGAAGCAGTCAAAAAATGAGCAGTTCGATTGAGGAAATAGCATCGATTTCAGAAGAATCAGCTGCAGGCATCGAACAAACATCTGCTTCATCGCAACAAACAAGTAGTTCAATGGAAGAAGTTTCAGGAAGCTCTGAACAGCTTGCTAAGTTAGCAGAAGAATTAAACGGCTTAGTTCGTCAATTTAAGATTTAA
- a CDS encoding EAL domain-containing protein, whose amino-acid sequence MGSTNLALPEKETDFYHVIQPIMKLSDVNQVYGYEVLLRSEQFPNPELLFNYAKEQDQLFDLDMKSIHKALTTFNNEAENLEGLHLFINIFPSTLISPDFHYNLQQLKSMLNIPPSSIVFEINEAEKMPDLAVLNRAIMDLKRQGFVIAIDDIGKGESSLKAVLELEPNIVKIDRYFTRDLATSPKKQKVIKLMLQLFGEESTIVLEGFECKEDLLTAKAMGVPFGQGFYLGRPKPIRSYM is encoded by the coding sequence ATGGGGAGCACAAATCTAGCTTTACCTGAAAAAGAAACAGACTTTTATCATGTCATTCAGCCTATTATGAAGCTTTCTGATGTTAATCAAGTTTACGGATATGAGGTATTATTGCGCTCGGAGCAATTCCCTAATCCAGAACTTTTATTTAACTATGCAAAAGAACAAGATCAACTATTTGATTTAGATATGAAATCTATCCATAAAGCCCTTACAACGTTTAACAATGAGGCAGAAAATCTAGAAGGTTTACACTTGTTTATCAATATATTTCCTTCGACATTAATTTCACCGGACTTTCATTATAATTTGCAACAACTAAAGTCAATGTTGAACATTCCGCCAAGTTCAATTGTTTTTGAAATAAATGAAGCGGAAAAGATGCCAGATTTAGCTGTCCTCAATCGGGCGATAATGGACTTGAAAAGACAAGGATTTGTCATTGCGATTGATGATATTGGAAAAGGGGAATCCAGTTTAAAGGCGGTTTTAGAATTGGAACCTAATATTGTTAAAATTGACCGTTATTTTACAAGGGATTTAGCTACTTCTCCGAAAAAGCAAAAGGTTATTAAATTAATGCTTCAGCTTTTTGGAGAAGAGAGCACGATCGTTTTAGAAGGGTTTGAGTGTAAAGAAGATTTGCTGACAGCAAAAGCAATGGGTGTGCCATTTGGACAGGGGTTTTATTTAGGTAGACCAAAGCCGATCAGAAGCTATATGTAA
- a CDS encoding response regulator transcription factor — MNNIALIKEATILRDGIVSVLQERLSNYTIITYNSMNYPLLFQKEHMADLLIIDINTDIDLGKLLEYYAGNHKKVVIWTSTLENVQLADLFKLDLDGYFYNGMETTEILFAIETIMAGDQYIHPKLSPILLNSYVRLSHNKIERPIGILSEREWEVLEQIVQGNSNCNIGENLFISTTTVNNHVRSILKKLQVKDRTSAALLAVTNNWCVCNSSKTFHKSKLG, encoded by the coding sequence ATGAACAACATCGCACTAATTAAGGAAGCAACTATTTTACGCGATGGAATTGTGTCCGTTCTCCAAGAGAGATTGTCCAATTATACGATCATAACCTACAATTCCATGAACTATCCATTACTTTTCCAAAAAGAACACATGGCAGATTTACTAATTATCGACATAAACACGGATATCGACCTCGGTAAACTACTTGAATATTATGCAGGCAATCATAAAAAGGTAGTAATCTGGACATCAACATTGGAGAATGTTCAACTAGCAGATTTATTTAAACTAGATCTGGATGGTTATTTTTACAACGGAATGGAAACAACAGAAATACTATTTGCAATTGAAACAATAATGGCTGGAGATCAATATATTCATCCTAAACTTAGCCCTATTCTACTTAATAGCTACGTAAGATTAAGCCATAACAAAATTGAACGGCCAATCGGTATCCTCTCGGAAAGAGAATGGGAAGTTTTGGAACAGATCGTTCAAGGAAACAGCAACTGCAACATAGGAGAAAACCTCTTTATTTCTACTACTACCGTAAATAATCACGTAAGATCGATTTTGAAGAAGCTACAAGTGAAGGATAGAACAAGTGCAGCATTATTAGCAGTTACAAACAACTGGTGTGTTTGTAACTCTTCTAAAACATTCCACAAAAGCAAATTAGGCTGA